Proteins encoded by one window of Fischerella sp. PCC 9605:
- the rimI gene encoding ribosomal protein S18-alanine N-acetyltransferase, whose translation MSKSKLELKLITTPDLNAVLELDMACFGGFWTLEAYQRELDSPNSVLLGLFAPFSPLELLAMGCYWSILEEAHITILAVQPQYQGQGLGQAMLYSLLKTAHDRGLERATLEVRVSNQAAISLYQKFGFKTAGRRRRYYKDNDEDALILWLGDMQYPEFQNTLENLRAKISDRLSQFSWYLVNSH comes from the coding sequence GTGAGCAAATCGAAATTAGAACTGAAATTAATAACAACACCAGATTTGAATGCGGTGCTGGAGCTAGATATGGCTTGTTTTGGCGGTTTTTGGACACTGGAAGCTTACCAAAGAGAGTTAGACAGCCCTAACAGCGTTTTACTTGGTTTATTTGCGCCTTTCTCTCCGTTAGAACTTCTGGCAATGGGTTGCTATTGGTCAATTTTAGAAGAAGCCCACATTACAATTTTGGCGGTTCAACCCCAATACCAAGGGCAAGGATTAGGACAGGCAATGCTATATTCTCTGCTTAAGACTGCTCACGATCGCGGCTTGGAACGAGCTACCCTCGAAGTACGAGTTTCGAATCAAGCAGCTATTTCTTTATATCAAAAATTTGGGTTTAAAACTGCTGGACGGCGGCGACGTTACTACAAAGATAATGATGAGGACGCGCTGATTCTTTGGTTAGGAGATATGCAATATCCAGAATTTCAAAATACTTTGGAAAACTTACGTGCCAAAATCAGCGATCGCCTCAGTCAATTTTCTTGGTATTTAGTCAATAGTCATTAG